From Coffea arabica cultivar ET-39 chromosome 2e, Coffea Arabica ET-39 HiFi, whole genome shotgun sequence, the proteins below share one genomic window:
- the LOC113732240 gene encoding uncharacterized protein yields the protein MEVAVIDWKSIDSRFAKDEVYENINAPQWVDFSAPDASVDDESWFCRPDCNHPKRVEDFFKETTPHFKRSASVSEILPFGERTRRDATLKKRGLRGPSISPIKDLKYGRITEDSENQNPNFLTPPHYKGKFMKEGIKSGTEKKQIRESTLKKEQPRSLRSTLSAKNLFAGSDILNKVAEFCNELKKLATRAKDRENVEEKLIKDHVRDDSGDLDDKEKERKPLLEVSMEKHEAQQNSKFQDKRTRKKRYNDAENTPVTINVKTIKHQEETLLQIRTCPPTPQCFSASRGPSNATHTPPQAFKSRMPERGVMQELGQRNFDEKKNEIGKKSNHGGHAAMIGEKEAKPLDVLWFLKPCTLSS from the exons ATGGAGGTAGCAGTAATTGATTGGAAGAGCATAGATTCGAGGTTTGCCAAAGATGAGGTTTATGAGAATATCAATGCTCCTCAATGGGTTGATTTTTCTGCCCCTGATGCCTCCGTTGATGATGAGTCTTGGTTCTGTAGACCAG ATTGTAATCATCCAAAAAGGGTTGAAGATTTCTTCAAAGAAACAACTCCACATTTTAAG AGGTCGGCTAGTGTCTCAGAGATACTTCCATTTGGTGAAAGAACAAGGAG AGATGCTACACTGAAGAAGAGGGGACTAAGAGGACCTTCAATATCACCAATCAAGGACTTGAAGTATGGAAGGATTACTGAAGACAGTGAGAACCAGAATCCCAATTTCTTGACCCCTCCCCATTACAAAGGTAAATTCATGAAAGAGGGAATAAAATCAGGCACAGAGAAGAAACAAATTCGTGAAAGTACATTGAAGAAGGAACAACCACGAAGTCTCAGAAGTACCTTATCTGCAAAGAATCTGTTTGCTGGCAGCGATATACTTAATAAGGTGGCAGAGTTTTGCAATGAATTGAAGAAGTTGGCAACAAGGGCCAAGGACAGAGAGAATGTGGAGGAGAAGTTGATTAAAGACCATGTGAGGGATGATTCTGGTGACCTAGatgataaagaaaaagaaaggaaaccaTTGCTTGAGGTAAGCATGGAGAAACATGAAGCACAGCAAAATAGCAAGTTCCAGGATAAGCGGACAAGGAAGAA GAGATATAATGATGCAGAAAACACTCCAGTTACTATCAATGTTAAGACCATCAAGCATCAAGAAGAGACCTTGTTGCAGATTAGGACTTGTCCTCCCACTCCACAATGTTTTTCAGCCAGCCGTGGACCTTCCAATGCTACCCACACCCCACCACAAGCTTTCAAGTCTAGAATGCCG GAGAGAGGAGTTATGCAGGAGCTGGGACAGAGGAATTTCGATGAGAAGAAGAATGAGATAGGAAAGAAGAGCAATCATGGAGGACATGCGGCGATGATTGGTGAAAAAGAAGCCAAGCCTTTGGATGTATTATGGTTTCTAAAACCTTGCACACTTTCTAGTTAG
- the LOC113728870 gene encoding uncharacterized protein — MALLKASLWHLLALVSILALHVNAYNVWPPVDYASPPPPSYEYKPPPYMYMPPTYYYPSPPYVYSSPPPPPYVYNSPPPPPPYVYMSPPPPPYKYSSPPPPPYVYSSPPPPPYVYYSPPPPPYKYTSPPPPPYVYYSPPPPPYMYTSPPPPPYQYTSPPPPPYSYYSSPPPPTYK, encoded by the coding sequence ATGGCTCTCCTCAAAGCATCATTATGGCATTTGTTAGCACTTGTCTCCATATTAGCTCTTCATGTCAATGCTTACAATGTTTGGCCACCTGTGGACTATGCTTCTCCTCCACCTCCTTCCTACGAGTACAAACCACCGCCCTATATGTACATGCCACCAACATATTACTATCCATCCCCACCTTATGTCTACTCATCACCACCACCGCCACCTTATGTTTACAATTCAcctccaccacctccaccaTATGTTTACATGTCACCGCCTCCACCACCTTACAAGTACTCCTCTCCACCACCTCCACCGTACGTCTATTCTTCGCCCCCACCTCCACCATACGTCTATTATTCACCCCCACCACCCCCTTACAAGTACACCTCTCCCCCACCTCCACCATATGTCTACTATtcacctccaccaccaccatatATGTATACTTCACCGCCACCTCCACCATACCAGTACACTTCACCACCTCCCCCACCTTACAGCTATTATTCATCTCCACCACCACCAACATACAAGTGA